The genomic segment AGGCCTCAACCGAGTCGTCCGGACAGCGCGCGGGGCCGCAGCCGTTCACGGCTGCGGCCCCGGGACGTGCGGTGCTCGTGGGTCAGTGCTTGAAGGCGTCCTTGATGTGTTCGCCGGCCTGCTTGACGTCGCTCTTGGCCTGGTCGGCCTTGCCTTCCGCTTCGAGGCGCTCATTGCCGACGGTTTTGCCCGCGGCCTCCTTGATCTTGCCCTTGGCCTTGTCCGCGGTGTTCTCGGCCTTGTCTTCCGTGCCCATGCGTTTCCTCCAAGATCGGTGCCGGTGTTGCACAGGGCCGCCTACCCAGGTCGGCCACGGCAATGCCGCTCTTTCCGTATCCATCGGTATCAGAACCCTGCCGTCCGCGCCGCCCGAGACGGTGCGGCGCAGCGAGTGGAAATTCGGGTGAATGATCGATCCAGTCCGGGGTATCCGCTGGTCAGGAGGTTGATAACCATGGGTCCATTGCTTTTGGTTCTGCTGCTCGCTCTGATTCTTTTCGGTGCCGGTTTCGCGCTGAAGATTCTCTGGTGGGTTGCCGTCGTCGTGCTGGTGGTCTGGCTGCTCGGTTTCGTCATGCGCGGTTCCGGTGCGTCCGGCAGTCGCGGCCGTTGGTACCGCTGGTAGCGGTCAAACGGCACAAACGCAGAACAGGGTCGGGCCCCGGTATCGCCGGGGCCCGACCCTGTTCTGTTCAGGTTCCGGTCAGGCCGGAGCGTAGCGCTGCAGGGTGATTCCGCTGCGAAAGGCCTTCGACTCCACAAGCTTCAGTCGCGGCACTTCGTAACCCTCGGGGAAGAGCCGGCGGCCGCGGCCCTGGACCGTCGGATAGACGAACAACCGGTACTCGTCGACCAGGCCCGCCTTGATCAGTGCGTGCCCCAGACGGATGCTGCCGGTGAGCACGATGTCCTTACCGCCCTCCTGCGCCTTGAGCGCGGCCACCTCCTTGACCGGGTCGCCGGCCAGCACGGTGGAGTTCTCCCACCGCGGGTCCGTGAGCGAGGAGGACACGATGTACTTCTGCACCTGATTGAGGTAGTCGGAGATGCCCGTGGTGTCGTCGGTCAGCTGCGGCCAGTAGCTGCGGAAGTCCTCGAACGTCTGCCGGCCCAGGAGCAGGGCGTCGGCCCGGCGGTCCTGCCGGTGGCTCTCCTCCAGGACGTCGGCCATGTCCACCTGGCCCTGCCCTTGCGGGTTGAACCAGTCCGTGAGCATTTCGATCGAGCCGTCGACGGTGATGTTCTGGGTGATCGCGAGTGTGCGCATGTCGCCTCTCCTGCGAGGGTGCTCGTTCCAACCTTTATGACTGCGTCGAATGCCGAAAGTCATCGGTAGTTGTACGGCGGCTGCCCGGCAGGCGGCTGTTGCCGGCCCTGCCCTCGAGGAGGGGGGTTCCCACACTGCGGCCTCGGCCGAGCGCCAGCAGGAGGACTGGGCCGAACGGGGACGCCTCTGGCCCGCCTCCGGATCCTGCTACACAGAGTGACGCTGCTGTGTGGGAGCAACCGGTGACACAGCGTTTCCGAAGGCCATTCGATGGAACAATCGCTACCGCAGGGCCCTGTCTTTCGGCGGGGCCGAACGGATCCGTGGTGAGGGGCGACGATCGTGAAGTTCCTTCTCGAAGTGAACATGGCCGACGGGCGGTTGGCGGAGGACGCCGCGACCGAGCTGGGCCGCATCCTCCGGTACTGGGGCGGGAACCTCCAGCATTACCCGCTGAGTCCCGGCGATGGTTCGGCCATCTACGACTCCGACTACGCGGAGGTCGGCCAGTGGCGCATTGTTGCCGCCACTGAGGCCTGAACTCCTCACCCGCAGAAGGAACAGCGTGCGGCGTACCTGCGACCTGCCCATCGTCGAACCGAACGAAGCGCACTCGCGGACCGTGCCATGAGGCTCTGCCTGACGTTCAGGATGAACGCGTCGCCGTCCGCCTACTGCCGCCCGGCCCCATCGTGAAGTGATCCGCGTGCCGTACGTGTACGTCGTTCCCGGAGCGATCGGGCGCTCACGCATGCGTACGTCCTGGTCGGAGGACGTACCGCGGTGTGGTGGAGCGCAATTGCCGATCCTCGTACGGAAAGCCGTTCGCGCGGAACCGACGAGTTTTCCGCCGGAGGGGAGTCTCCCCTTGTGCGAGCTCACGCATCGTCGCCCCGCACCAGGAGGATCAGAATGAATCCGACGTCTCCCGTCCCCGCCACCGTTGCGACCCTCCGGGTCCCCGATGCGCGCTTGCACTACGAGGTACGGGGCAAAGGTCCCCTGGTGGTGCTGGTCGGCGCGCCGATGGACGCCAGGTCGTTCGCGCCGCTCGCGGAGCGGCTCGCGGCCGACCACACCGTACTGACCACCGACCCCCGGGGCATCAACCGCAGCCCGGTCGACGACCCCGACCGGGACTCGACGCCGGAGATGAGGGCCGACGACCTGTCACGGCTCCTGACGCACCTCGACGCCGGCCCGGCCACGGTCCTCGGCTCCAGCGGTGGAGCCGTCAGCGCCCTCGCCCTCGTCCAGGCGCACCCCGGACTCGTCGACACGGTCATCGCCCACGAACCCCCGCTGAACGACCTGCTCGACGATCGCGAGCAGATCCATGAGCGGACCGAGGACATCGTCGCGACCCACCTGTCCGGTGACGTGACGGGCGCATGGAGGAAGTTCATGGCGCTGGCCAACATCAACCTGCCCGACGACGTGTTCGAGCACATGTTCGGCGGGGAGTGGGAGCCGCAGCAGATCGCGGACGACCACTTCCAGTTCGCGCACATGCTGCGGCCGACCACCCGGTGGCGCCCGGACCTCGTCACCCTGCGCTCGACGACGGCACGTGTCCTGATCGGCCTGGGCAAGGAGTCGGGTGGCCAGCTGTGTGAGCGCACCTCGATCGCGCTCGCCTCGGCGCTCGATGGCGAACCGACGATGTTCCCCGGCGGGCACATCGGGTTCGCCGAGGATCCCGACGGGTTCGTGATCCGGCTGCGCGAGGTGCTGAGCGGCCGCTGAGCCCGTTGACGCGGTGCCGCCGGCCTCGGAGCCACCACCTCCAGTACGGACTCCTGCACGGACTCCTGCACTATGGAGTGCGTGACCGAAGTGCGAACCGCCCATACCGCGGACCTGGACGTCGCTGATCTCAGAGCGGCTCGGGCCCTGCTCGAAGAGGTCTTCGCCGACGGCCTGACGGACCACGACTGGGAGCACACGCTGGGCGGAGTGCACGTCCTGGTGTGGGAGGGAGCCGAGCTCATCGGGCACGGCTCCCTCGTCCAGCGCCGGCTGCTGCACGGCGGTCGGGCGCTGCGCACCGGCTACGTCGAGGGAGTCGGCGTGCGCGCCGACCGCCGGGGGCGCGGGCATGGCGCGACCGTCATGCGGGGCCTGGAGCGAGTGGCACGTCGCGCCTACGATCTGGGCGCGCTGGGCGCCACCGACGAGGCGGCGGCTTTCTACGTGGCGCGCGGTTGGAAGCGGTGGCAGGGGCCGACCTCGGCCCTGACACCCCGCGGCATCGTGCCCACACCCGCGGAGAACGGCTGCCTGCATGTCCTTCCGCTGACGGTCCCGCTGGAGCTGTCGCGGGAACTCACCTGCGACTGGCGCGACGGCGATGTCTGGTAGCTCTGGCGTGGCGCGAATTCTCTGACTAAAGTCAGAGAATGAATGCGGAGCAGATCGGCCATGTGCGGCGGTTCAACCGCACCGTCACCGAGCGCGTGGGCGTGCTCCACGACCACTATCTGGGCCGCGACCGGCCCATCGGCGAGGCCCGGCTGATCTGGGAGATCGGCGAGCAGGGGCAGGACGTCCGGCGGCTGCGGGAGCGTCTCGAGCTCGACTCCGGGTACGTCAGCCGGCTGCTGCGCTCGCTGGAGGCGGACGGCCTGGTGACGGTGGAGCCGCAGCCCCACGACAGACGGGTGCGCACCGTGCGGCTCACCGAGGCGGGCCGCGCGGAGCGCGCCCTGCTCGATTCCCGCAGCGACGAGCTGGCCGGTTCCCTGCTGGAACCGCTCAACAGCGTCCAGCGGGCCAAGCTGGTCGCCGCCATGACCGAGGTCGACCGGCTGCTGACCGCCGCAACGGTCACGCTGACCGTCATCGGCCCCGACCACCCCGACGCTCAGCACTGCCTGCGGTCCTACTTCACCGAATTGCAGGAACGCTTCGAGACGGGCTTCGACCCGGCACGCAGCCTGCTGCCCGACGCGGGCGAACTCCAGCCACCGCACGGTCTGTTCCTGGTCGCCCGGCTGCACGGCGACCCTGTCGGCTGCGCCGGCCTGAAGCTTCCGCCCGGCGCCCCGGCCGAGATCAAACGCATGTGGGTGGCCCCCCACGCCCGCGGACTCGGCCTGGGCCGCCGATTCCTGGCCGAGCTGGAAGCACGGGCCGCCCAGCACGGCCGCGACGTACTGCGCCTGGACACCAACAAGGCTCTCGGTGCCGCGATCGGCCTCTACCACTCCTGCGGCTTTGAAGAGGTCACCGCCTTCAACGACGAGCCCTACGCCGATCATTGGTTCCAGAAGCACATCACCGCGGCGCCGTAGGGGCGGGTACCGGCGAAGTTTCGGGGGTGGAGTCGGCTGGGGTGTCGCAGACGTAGGAATCGGCGTCGAAGCGGCTCAGCCGGCGGGTGAGTCGTCCGGTGGACCACGGCCAGGCGAAGGTGTTCCGCCCGCTGGGGCTGAAGTAGTAGCTGGTGCAGCCGCCGGAGTTGTACACCGTGGTCCGCAACGCCTCCTGCACCGCCGTGTTGTGCGCGGCCTGTGCGGCCGGCCGCACATCCAGGACCCGGTGGCCGCTTCGGTCGAGGTGCGTCAGGGCGGCGGTGAGGTACCTCAGCTGGGCTTCGAGGACGGTGATCGCGGAGGTGGAGCCGCCGAGCAGATTCGGTCCCAGCAACAGGAAGAGATTGGGGAAGCCGGTGACCGTGGTGCCCAGATGCGCCTGCGGTTCGCCGTCCCAGGTCTCGTGCAGCGTCCGGCCGTCCGTCCCGTACAGGCTTTGGGCCAGCGGCAGTTCACCGATACGGAAGCCCGTCGCCGTGATGAGGACGTCCGCCTGGGTCACGGTGCCGTCGGCGCCGACGACCTCGTCACCCCGTACGGCCGTCACAGCGGTGGAATGCAGGCGGACATGCGGCTGGGCCAGGGCACGGTAGAAGGTGCTGGAAGTCAGAAGACGCTTGCAGCCCAGCCGGTAGTCCGGCGTGAGCGACTGACGCAGGCCCCGGTCACCGACCGCGAGCCGCAGGTGTGCGCGGGCTCCCACCTCGATGAGGCGGGCGATCCGCGGGTGACGGAAGGCATGGCCGAAGCCCTCCTGCAGTGCGTACTGTCCGGCGCGCAGGGTGGCGCGGGCACCGGGTAAGCGGTCCAGGATCCGGTTGAACACCGCAGGGACCGGAAGGTCGGGCTTCGGCAGTACCCACTGCGCGGTCCGCTGGAAGAGGTGCACGGCTGCCGCCCGGTCCGCGATGGCCGGGACGACCTGGACCGCGGAGGCGCCGCTGCCGACCACGGCCACGCGGCGCCCGGTCAAGTCGACGGTGTGGTCCCACCGGGCGGTATGCAGCACGGGCCCCGGGAAGTCCTCGATCCCGGGGACGTCGAGGTGGCGCGGGACGTGCCATGGTCCGGTGGCCAGGACCAGCACCGCGGCGCTGTACGCCCCGTCGCTCGTCTCCAGCAACCACCGCCCGGCCGCGGGCTCCCAGCGGGCTCCCCGCACGTGCACCCCGCAGCGCAGGACGTCGCCGAGTCCGTACCGCTCGGCGGTCGTCCGTAAGTAGGCGTGGATCTCCGGCTGTCCGGCGAAGATCCTGCTCCAGGCGGTATCCGGGGTGAACGAGTAGCTGTAGAGCGTCGAGGGCACATCACAGGCGCAGCCCGGATAGGTGTTCTCCCGCCACGTGCCGCCGAGTTGCGACGCCTTCTCCAGAACGACCACATCGCGGTACCCGGCCTCGCGCAGCCGGATGGCGGCGCCGATACCGGAGAACCCCGCTCCGACGACCACGACACGCACGTCTTTGGCAGGCCGCGTGGCCTGCGACGGGATCACAGCGCTGGTCCGGTCGGGCGGAGAGCGGACGGGATCCGGTCTGTTGTCTTCGTGGTGGTCAAAGGCGGACCTCGTGCATCTGGGCCTTCTTTCCATCGCTTCCGATATCCACCGGCGAACCTCGTCGTGATCAGCCCAACCATGATCCCGAAGCAGGCACCCGGCTGCTCTCGGAAGCCGACGACGTCACCCGTCCGTGGCACGGGATTTCACCGTCAGCCGGCCTGCGGCCCCGATCACCGCCGGTGTCGAACTCTCCTCCTGAACCACACCGGGCGCTCAGTAGCACGCCCCAGGGGTGGCGTAGCAGGCGCTGGAGTCCGGACAAAAGCGCTGGTCAGGTCACACGGCGGGCCGCTACTGTCGGGTTCGCCGCCGTGTCGTCGACCGCCGGTGTGCCGCTGCGAGGAGACGCCCCGATGACCGCCGAAGCCGACGCCGACGCCGAAACCATCACGCGATCCGCGGCGGTGCTGCTCCTGCTTCAGGAGGTGCAGTATCCCTACCCCTTGGCGCACCGGGGCGCCGAACTGATCGGAGTGCTGAACGAGCTGGCCGACAGCGCCGGGTTCCATGCGACGGGGCCGCACTGGTGGATCGCCTTCGACGAGCACGCCCGTCACGTCGATCCGTCGGGGCTGGGCGCCACCGTGCCGGCATCGGCGACGCCGTCATGGGGCGGGATACGTCCTGCGGGCTCGACTGCGCCGGAACGCCAGGAGCTGCTTCCGGTCTGGGACTGGGCGCTGGCGGTCTGCGCCGCCGACGGTCGGACCCGCCAGCGTGCGCTCGCCCGCGAATCTCTTCCGCTCGGGGCGCACGCCCTGATCCCGCTGCTGGTGGTGCGCTGCTCGGACTGGGCCGCGCCGGTGCGGGTCGCCGCCCGGACGGCGCTCACCGACGTGCTGACGCGCTCCGGTCCTGCGGAGCTCGCTCGGGCGGCGGTCATGGCGTGGTCGTGCGAGGAGCGTCAGCGAGGTGAGGACGCGGTTCGGATCGTGGCCGGCTGCCTTGCCGACGCTGCCCCGGAAGTGTGGAGGGGACTGCTCGCGGACCCCGACCACCGGGTCCGGCGGCGCGCCCTGAGCGCGGCGGTCGACCTCGACCGGTGCGAACCGGCGCAGCTGCTGGCCCTTGCCGGATCGGACCCGGATGTCGTCGTGGCCCGGTGCGCGGCCGAACACCTCCTCCGTTCTCTCGTCCCACCGGGGACCGAGACTCGGACCACCTCGCAGGCCGAGACCGTGCTCCGTCAACTGCTCGCCTCGCGGGTGTCGGCGGTGCGGGCGGTCACGGTCACCGTGCTGCGCCGGGCCCAGCGCCCCGACCTGGCCGAACCGTTCACCGCGGACCGCTCCCAGCAGGTGCGTGAGATCGCGCGCTGGGTTCTGCGCAGCCACCGCCAGGACCCCGCACCCGTTTGCCGTGCCCGCCTTGCCCGTCCGGCCCGAGAGATCACGCCTGGCGCGATCGCCGGCCTGGCGGAGTGCGGTGACGTCACCGGCGGGCCGGCCGCCGATCTGGTCCGCCCGCATCTGACCCATCAGCGCCCGGGGGTCCGCGCGGCCGTTCTCCGCGCGCTCGGCACGATGCGGCCCCCTGCGGTCACCACCGCGGAACTCCTGGCCGTCTTGGAGCACGACCCGTCGCCCCGAGTCCTGCGGACCGCCGCCACCCTGTTGGAGGCGGCGTCGGGCACCATCCCCCGGCAGCGTCTCCTCGACCTGCTCGCCCCTGGGCACCCGGCCCCGCTCCGGGCGCAGGCGGCCCGGATCCTGCGGGCCGCGGGCACCTGGGGCCGGCTGGAACTGGACCTGCGGTTGCTCCACGACGCCGACCCGGGCGTGGCAGCGGCAGCACAGCGAGACCTCCGAGCCTGCGCCACATCGGCCGCTTCGGCCCACACGCGCCCCACGAACGAGCAGCGACAGACCCTTCTCGACCTGCTGCACGACGCCACCGCCTCCGTCGACGACAAGGACGTCAGGCTCATCCGCTTCCTTCTCACCCGTACCGGACGGCCGTAGCCAGCACGGCCGTTGGGTGGGGGAGACCCCACGATCTCAGGAGATACGCGATTGCTCTGCCGGGGCCGTCCAGTGCTTGTTCGCCCAGTCGGCCAGGGTGGTCAGGTTCGGGTGTCCGGCGCGCAGAGCGGGAAGGTCGGCCTGGAAGCCGACGGTGTCGAACCAGCTGAACATGGCGGCCATCTCCTCGCTGTGGACCCGTACTTCCTCGATCGGCCGGCGGGCGAAGCGCACGGGACGGCCGGCTACGCGGGCGAAGACCCCGGCCATCTGCGGGCCGGTCAGCTCGTCCCCGGCGATCGGGATGCTGCGGCCCAGATGGTCTGCCGGGGCATCGAAGGCGTCGACGGCGATGGCTCCGATGTCGTCGGGGGTGATCATCTGCAGTTTCGTCCGTGGGTCGAGCGGCAGGGTGAGGACGAGTTCACCGTCCACCCACTGGGGGCCCAGGCCCTCGAAGTTGGTGATGAAGAAGGTCGGCCGCAGCACCGTCGCCGGCAGTCCGAGTTCCTCGATGTACCGCTCGACCTCCCCCTTGCTCGCGAAATGCGTCACCTTTCCGGGCCGGTCCGAGCCGTCGACGGAGCTGTAAACGAAGTGTGCGACGCCCGCTCGGGCGGCCGCCTTTGCGAGCGCCTTTCCCTGACGTACCTCACCGGTCATGCCGTCGGGTCCGGTGAAGGTCTGCACGCTGTAGACGCCGTACACGTCGCGCACTGCTGCATCCAGCGAGGCGGGGTCGTCCAAGTCCCCACGGACCAGGACCGCTCCGTGCTCCCTGAGCGCAAGCGCCTCGGCTTTGCCCGGGTCACGGACCAGTGCGTTGACCTGCCATCCGCGCGCCAGCAGGGCGCGCGCGGTGGCACCGCCCTGCCGTCCCGTTCCTCCGGTGACCAGTACGACGCGGCTGTCAGCCATGGAAATCTCCTCGCGAACACAGGGTCCAGGGCTGCCGGAACGACTGCCCTGCTCTGCACGACAGCCTGCTAGCTGAACTCAGGTTGAGGTCCAGTGCATGTGACTCACGTCACGGGCGGCCGTGTTCGTCCGCTGCTGCCCGTACTGATCCCGCCCGGCGCAGTCGCACGCGCAGGCCGAGGGGAGTTGAACGTGTCCTTGAGGGCGGTTGGGCCGCAGGTCCGCCGCTGTGCGCTGTCGTGCGCGAACGATCTCCCCTGACAGGGCGAGAGCGGAGGCGAGGACGCCGAGGAGGCCGTCCACGGTGAGGAGGATCAGGTCCATGGGAGGGATCCGTTCTCCGGGACCCCTGGCGCTGAGGCGCCGGCCCGGATTCGACGGTCCGCGTCGTCGGCCCCCCGGGGTGTTCCCTCACTCCCCATGATGACGACCCACCCCGATTTGCGCCAGACCCTTTCCCTTATGGCGCTTGGTCCGTTCGCCGCCACCAGCTTTGTCGGTCCGGGGAACCGCTGTTGGTGCTATGAGGCGAGCGCAGAGCTCAGCAGCTCTTGCGATGCCTGGTCGTAGGCCACGAGCCTGATCCGTTCCACGTTCGTCGGCGTGGACAGGAGAGCTGAGACTGCGATCCGTGCCGCCTCCTGCGCCGGGAACCCATAGGCGCCCGTGGCGATCGATGGAAAGGCGACGGTCCTGGCACCGAGTCCGTCCGCGACCTCAAGGCAGCGCCTGTAGCAGGAGGCAAGCACTTGCGCCTCGGCGTAGTCGCCACCTTCCCAGACCGGGCCGACGGTATGGATGACGTGCCTGACGGGCGGGTTGAGGTCGAAAGCGGGCGTTGCCATGGCGTCGCCCGGCTCACAGGGACCGATTGCGGCACCGGCTTCCGCCAGGCGTCTGCCGGCGGCCCGATGAATGGCGCCGTCAACGCCGCCGCCGCCCATCAGCGACTCGTTCGCCGCGGTGACGATGGCGTCTGTGTCCTGAAGCGCGATGTCACCCTGCACGACCTCGATCAGAGTCATGCCCTGATGATCTCACCGGCGCCAAACGGAAACAGGGCCCTATCCAGATGCCCCGGACTTCCCGGCGGATTTCTCAGCGGGCGGGGGAGATTGCCGTTCTTGAAGGTGAGGGCGCGCGGTCGGCGGGTGTCGTACTGCGATCCCACAGCCCAGTCGGTGGACGGTCGGCCATCCCGGCGGGAGGGGGCCGCACAGGTCACAGCATTTCGAGGGGCTGCTTCCGCGTTGGGGGCGGGAAAGCCCTGTCGAGGGTGTGGAGGTCGTCTTCCGTCAGGTGGAGATCGAGGGACGCGTGGTTCTCCTCGACGTGGGCGGCGGTGGAGGCCTTGGGGATGGCCAGGACGCCGTCACGGCGCAGCACCCAGGCCAGTGCCACCTGGACCGGGGACATTCCATGGCTGGCGGCGACCGCCTGCAGCGCCTGGTGGCCCAGCAGACGGCCCTGTTCCACGGGTGAGTAGGCCATGACCGGGATGGATCGCTCCCGGCAATAGGGGAACAGATCGAATTCCGGGCCGCGCCGGGAGAGGTTGTAGAGCACCTGATCTGTCTGGGGCAGGGCGCCGTCGGGCAGGTCTGCCAGGTCGTCGACGTCCAGGTTGCTCACACCCCAGGCGCCGATGCTGCCTGCCGAGACCAGCGATTCCAGGGCCTCGACGGTCTCGTGGAGCGGGATGCCGCCCCGCCAGTGCAGCAGGTAGAGATCGATTCTGTCCGTCCGCAGGCGGCGCAGGCTCGCGTGGCAGGCGTCGACGGTGCCCTTTCTGTCGGCATGGGACGGCAACACCTTGCTGACGAGGAAGGCCTCGTCCCTTCGGCCGCGAATCGCCTCGGCGACCAATTCCTCGGCGGCGCCGCTTCCGTACATCTCCGCCGTGTCGATCACCGTCAGCCCGAGGTCGAGGCCGCGCCGGAGAGCGGCGATCTCGTCGGAACGCCGGGAGGGATCGTCCCCCATGTGCCACGTGCCCTGCCCGAGGGCGGGCACCTGGATGCCGGAGGGAAACGTCACGGTCCGCGCCTGTGCCATCGTCTGCTCCTTGTCGGTCACGGGGACCCATCGACTTCGGGTGATCATCATCGCAGCCCGTTGTGCGACGTAGGTGGCGCCGAGGCGGCCGGAGCGGGCGCTCACCGTGCGGCCACGTGCGACGCGGGTGACCGCGGCGCCCGTCCTGTGCGGTGGCGCGGCGGCACGCGATGGAGAAAACTCGGAGTCCTGCGAGCGTGAAACAGACCGGTGCATTCAGCACGGCATGACGGAGGGTGTTCGATGTCGAAACCGCCGCTTCCCGACGATGCGGTCGCGATGTTGACGAAGGCCAATGCGGCCGTCGTCACGACTCTGCGGTCGGACGGTCAGCCCGTGTCCACGGCCACCTGGTACCTCTGGGACGACGGCCGGGTACTGGTCAACATGGATGAGGGCCGCAAACGGCTGGAGCATGTGCGCAACGACCCGCGGGTGACGCTCACCGTGCTCGACGAGAGCAACTGGTACACCCACATCAGCATCATCGGTCGGGTCGTCGAACTGCGCGAGGACGAGGGTCTGGCCGACATCGACCGGTTGGCCCAGCAGTACCTCGGCAAGCCCTACCCCCGGCGGGATCGCCGGCGGTTCAGCGCTTGGATCGAGATCGACCGCTGGCACGGCTGGGGCACCTTGAAGGACAGCGACCAGATCGGCTGATCCCCGGCCGCCGGCCTACGCCCGACATCACGCCCGCGCGGCGGAGGCGGCGCCCGAGGCGTCGGGTTCCGCCGCGGGGCGCAACTGGTCCAGGTCCAGGGTGCCGTCCGTGGCCGCCGCGTCCATGGGCAGGGCCAGGGCCTCCGTGACGTCGGCCGGCAGGGGCGTGAGGCCGAGGAGGCCGGTGACCACCGTGGTCGCCAGGCGGTGCCAAGACGGGGCGCGGCGCAGCATCGCGTGATCGCTGTCCCGGATCGTGATGAAGCAGGTATGGGCTCCTGCCTGGCGGGCCCGGGTGGTGAGGGATCGGGTGCCCTCCGGGCTGGTTGTCCGGTCACGGCTGCTGTGGATCAGGACCGTGTCACGGCCCGCGAGCTGGGTGACCGGATCGCCCGGCGGGCACCACGGGGCGAGGCCGACCACGCCGGTGACCAGGGGGTGACCGGCGGCACGGAGGGCGGCGCGGCCGCCCATGGAGTGGCCCAGGAGCACCACCGGGATCCCTCCGGTCTCGTCCTGGAGGGCGTCGAGGGCGCGCAGGACATCGTGGAGAGGGTCCTCGCGGGCACCGTTCCAGCCACGGTGGGTGTACCGCGTGCTGCGGACCAGCAGCCGCCCTCCGTC from the Streptomyces sp. RKAG293 genome contains:
- a CDS encoding CsbD family protein; this encodes MGTEDKAENTADKAKGKIKEAAGKTVGNERLEAEGKADQAKSDVKQAGEHIKDAFKH
- a CDS encoding hydrophobic protein, yielding MGPLLLVLLLALILFGAGFALKILWWVAVVVLVVWLLGFVMRGSGASGSRGRWYRW
- a CDS encoding dihydrofolate reductase family protein: MRTLAITQNITVDGSIEMLTDWFNPQGQGQVDMADVLEESHRQDRRADALLLGRQTFEDFRSYWPQLTDDTTGISDYLNQVQKYIVSSSLTDPRWENSTVLAGDPVKEVAALKAQEGGKDIVLTGSIRLGHALIKAGLVDEYRLFVYPTVQGRGRRLFPEGYEVPRLKLVESKAFRSGITLQRYAPA
- a CDS encoding alpha/beta fold hydrolase — protein: MNPTSPVPATVATLRVPDARLHYEVRGKGPLVVLVGAPMDARSFAPLAERLAADHTVLTTDPRGINRSPVDDPDRDSTPEMRADDLSRLLTHLDAGPATVLGSSGGAVSALALVQAHPGLVDTVIAHEPPLNDLLDDREQIHERTEDIVATHLSGDVTGAWRKFMALANINLPDDVFEHMFGGEWEPQQIADDHFQFAHMLRPTTRWRPDLVTLRSTTARVLIGLGKESGGQLCERTSIALASALDGEPTMFPGGHIGFAEDPDGFVIRLREVLSGR
- a CDS encoding GNAT family N-acetyltransferase, which gives rise to MECVTEVRTAHTADLDVADLRAARALLEEVFADGLTDHDWEHTLGGVHVLVWEGAELIGHGSLVQRRLLHGGRALRTGYVEGVGVRADRRGRGHGATVMRGLERVARRAYDLGALGATDEAAAFYVARGWKRWQGPTSALTPRGIVPTPAENGCLHVLPLTVPLELSRELTCDWRDGDVW
- a CDS encoding helix-turn-helix domain-containing GNAT family N-acetyltransferase produces the protein MNAEQIGHVRRFNRTVTERVGVLHDHYLGRDRPIGEARLIWEIGEQGQDVRRLRERLELDSGYVSRLLRSLEADGLVTVEPQPHDRRVRTVRLTEAGRAERALLDSRSDELAGSLLEPLNSVQRAKLVAAMTEVDRLLTAATVTLTVIGPDHPDAQHCLRSYFTELQERFETGFDPARSLLPDAGELQPPHGLFLVARLHGDPVGCAGLKLPPGAPAEIKRMWVAPHARGLGLGRRFLAELEARAAQHGRDVLRLDTNKALGAAIGLYHSCGFEEVTAFNDEPYADHWFQKHITAAP
- a CDS encoding NAD(P)/FAD-dependent oxidoreductase, which gives rise to MVVGAGFSGIGAAIRLREAGYRDVVVLEKASQLGGTWRENTYPGCACDVPSTLYSYSFTPDTAWSRIFAGQPEIHAYLRTTAERYGLGDVLRCGVHVRGARWEPAAGRWLLETSDGAYSAAVLVLATGPWHVPRHLDVPGIEDFPGPVLHTARWDHTVDLTGRRVAVVGSGASAVQVVPAIADRAAAVHLFQRTAQWVLPKPDLPVPAVFNRILDRLPGARATLRAGQYALQEGFGHAFRHPRIARLIEVGARAHLRLAVGDRGLRQSLTPDYRLGCKRLLTSSTFYRALAQPHVRLHSTAVTAVRGDEVVGADGTVTQADVLITATGFRIGELPLAQSLYGTDGRTLHETWDGEPQAHLGTTVTGFPNLFLLLGPNLLGGSTSAITVLEAQLRYLTAALTHLDRSGHRVLDVRPAAQAAHNTAVQEALRTTVYNSGGCTSYYFSPSGRNTFAWPWSTGRLTRRLSRFDADSYVCDTPADSTPETSPVPAPTAPR
- a CDS encoding HEAT repeat domain-containing protein, whose amino-acid sequence is MTAEADADAETITRSAAVLLLLQEVQYPYPLAHRGAELIGVLNELADSAGFHATGPHWWIAFDEHARHVDPSGLGATVPASATPSWGGIRPAGSTAPERQELLPVWDWALAVCAADGRTRQRALARESLPLGAHALIPLLVVRCSDWAAPVRVAARTALTDVLTRSGPAELARAAVMAWSCEERQRGEDAVRIVAGCLADAAPEVWRGLLADPDHRVRRRALSAAVDLDRCEPAQLLALAGSDPDVVVARCAAEHLLRSLVPPGTETRTTSQAETVLRQLLASRVSAVRAVTVTVLRRAQRPDLAEPFTADRSQQVREIARWVLRSHRQDPAPVCRARLARPAREITPGAIAGLAECGDVTGGPAADLVRPHLTHQRPGVRAAVLRALGTMRPPAVTTAELLAVLEHDPSPRVLRTAATLLEAASGTIPRQRLLDLLAPGHPAPLRAQAARILRAAGTWGRLELDLRLLHDADPGVAAAAQRDLRACATSAASAHTRPTNEQRQTLLDLLHDATASVDDKDVRLIRFLLTRTGRP
- a CDS encoding NmrA/HSCARG family protein; the encoded protein is MADSRVVLVTGGTGRQGGATARALLARGWQVNALVRDPGKAEALALREHGAVLVRGDLDDPASLDAAVRDVYGVYSVQTFTGPDGMTGEVRQGKALAKAAARAGVAHFVYSSVDGSDRPGKVTHFASKGEVERYIEELGLPATVLRPTFFITNFEGLGPQWVDGELVLTLPLDPRTKLQMITPDDIGAIAVDAFDAPADHLGRSIPIAGDELTGPQMAGVFARVAGRPVRFARRPIEEVRVHSEEMAAMFSWFDTVGFQADLPALRAGHPNLTTLADWANKHWTAPAEQSRIS
- a CDS encoding macro domain-containing protein: MTLIEVVQGDIALQDTDAIVTAANESLMGGGGVDGAIHRAAGRRLAEAGAAIGPCEPGDAMATPAFDLNPPVRHVIHTVGPVWEGGDYAEAQVLASCYRRCLEVADGLGARTVAFPSIATGAYGFPAQEAARIAVSALLSTPTNVERIRLVAYDQASQELLSSALAS
- a CDS encoding aldo/keto reductase — its product is MAQARTVTFPSGIQVPALGQGTWHMGDDPSRRSDEIAALRRGLDLGLTVIDTAEMYGSGAAEELVAEAIRGRRDEAFLVSKVLPSHADRKGTVDACHASLRRLRTDRIDLYLLHWRGGIPLHETVEALESLVSAGSIGAWGVSNLDVDDLADLPDGALPQTDQVLYNLSRRGPEFDLFPYCRERSIPVMAYSPVEQGRLLGHQALQAVAASHGMSPVQVALAWVLRRDGVLAIPKASTAAHVEENHASLDLHLTEDDLHTLDRAFPPPTRKQPLEML
- a CDS encoding PPOX class F420-dependent oxidoreductase, which translates into the protein MSKPPLPDDAVAMLTKANAAVVTTLRSDGQPVSTATWYLWDDGRVLVNMDEGRKRLEHVRNDPRVTLTVLDESNWYTHISIIGRVVELREDEGLADIDRLAQQYLGKPYPRRDRRRFSAWIEIDRWHGWGTLKDSDQIG